The stretch of DNA CCTGAGCTGGCCTTCTTCGCGGAATGGATCGCCCGCGGCCACGCCGGGGAGATGAGCTACCTCACGTCCCAGGTCGCACGTCGCCAGGACCTGCGGGCGGCCTTTCCTTGGGCTCGTTCGCTGATCGCGGTGGGCCTGCAGTACGACACCCCCTATCCGTACTCCACGGAGGTTCCGAGCGACCGGGGATGGATCGCTCGCTACGCCTGGGGAGACGACTACCACGACGTGATGAAGACGATGCTGGAGGGGCTGGTGGAGGCCCTCCGTCAGGAGGCCGGCTCCTTCACCGCCCGCACTTATGTGGACACGGGACCAGTGGTGGAGCGCGCCTACGCGGCGGCCGCGGGGCTGGCGGCCTGGGGGAAGAATACCTGCCTGCTGCACCCCGAGCACGGTTCGTGGTTCTTTCTGGGGGAGGTGGTGACAGACCTCGATCTGCCTGCGGACGCTCCCCGGCCCGACCTCTGCGGGAGCTGCACCGCGTGCCTCGAGGCCTGCCCCACCGGCGCCTTGCCCGCGCCCTATGTCCTCGACGCCCGGCGCTGTATCAGCTACCTCACGATTGAGGTGAAGGGTGCCTTGCCCGAGGAACGGCGCGCCGACCTGGGCCGCCACGTCTTCGGTTGCGACATCTGCCAGGACGTCTGCCCTTGGAATCGGAAGCGGCGCCAGCGTGGCGGTCCCGCCTTCGCGCCGAGGGCCGGCCTGGCGGCTCCGGATCTGGGTGACCTCGCCTCGCTCGACGATCCGGCCTTCCGCGAGCGCTTTCGCCGGAGCCCGGTGAAGAGGGCCCGGCGCCGCGGCCTTCTGCGCAACGTGGCCGTCGCCCTGGGCAACTCGGGTGACTCCTCCCGAAAACCCATCTTGGAGACGCTGGCGAAGGACGAGGACCCTCTCGTCCGCGAGCACGCGCTCTGGGCTCTGCGCCGGCTGGGGGCGTGCTAGCCTAATCGCCGCTTGGAGGACCCGGGAGTCGCTCGGCGCCTCGACGGAAGGGACGCGTTCTGCGTCCTCGCCCTCCTCCTTTTCCTGGGGACCTACGTCCACTTTCAGATCGACCTCGCGGGACGGCCCGAGGAGGACGCGGCCATGCTCCTCCGCTACTCCCAGCACCTGGCCCAGGGATACGGCGTGGTCTGGAACGTGGGCGAGAAACCGGTGGACGGGGCGACCGACTTCCTGTTCATGGTCGCGGTGGCCGCTCTGCACCGGGTCGGCCTCCCCCTCGAGGGGGCGGCCCAGGCGCTGGGCCTCACCGCCCACGCCCTCACCGTGATCGGCGTCTTTCTCTCAATTCGCTCGCTCTTCGGCGGAGGGCGGGCGCTGGCCCTCCTCCCCGCGGTCTTCCTGGCCGTGGGCCCGGGCCTGCGCCACCTGGCCGCCTGCTACGGAACTCCGCTTTTCGCGTTGGCCGCGCTCACCGCCTGGTATCACGCCCACCGCCTCCTGGCCGTGGAAGTCGAGGAGCTCTCGGGCTCGTCGCTCTTCTTCGCCCTGGCCTCCCTCGCCATGGGTTTGGCGCGGCCGGAGGGAGTGTTCCTGGCCGGGTTCATGCTTCTGGCCGTTCTCTACGGGCGTCGCGCTCCCGGTACGTCCAGAATCCTCATCCCCTTCCTGGGCATCTTCCTGACCCTGGGCCTCGCCTATTTCCTCTGGCGCTGGAGCTACTTCGGCCACCCCCTTCCCAACCCCTTTTATAAGAAGGGCGCCGGAGTCCTGCATTGGTACTCCCTGCGCCAGTCGTTCAAGAACCTCGCGGCCCTCGGCCCTCCCTTCCTGCTCGTTCTCGTCGTGGGCCTGTGCCTGAAGGGGCTCCGGCGGTGGGCTCTCTTCGCCCTCCTCCCCGTCCTGACCTTCACGGCTCTCTGGATCCTGATCTCCGACGAGACCAACTACGTGATGAGGTTCCGGTATCCCATCCTGCCCCTCCTGCTCGTCTCCTGGGTGCCGGTAGGGCAGGGCCTCCTGGAGAGGGTCGGAGGGATGAGGACCGTGGCTCACCGCGGGGCTCTGGTGTGGCCCGTTGCTTTGGCCGTCATGACCGGCCTCGCCCTCTATCAGCACGCCCTCTATCGCTACGTCGCACCTCGCCGCATGGGGCTCTACGACGCGGCCCTCCTCCTCCGCGAATACCGAAGACGGAACTACGGCCTGGCCACAACCGAGGCGGGCCTGCTGCCGCTTTATTCGACCTGGCGGACCCTTGACGCTTGGGGCTTGAACGACCCCGTCGTCGCCCGCGGCGGTCTCAGCCCGGAGTATATCGACCGCTATGGGCCGGAGGTCATCCTCTTCCACGCATATTTCTCCCCCGCCGTCCCCACGAGCGGGGAGCGGGTGGAGAACCGCTCCCTGGGGCCACGCTGGTACCAGATGGTGATGACCCTCAAGAACTACGCGGAGCACAACCATTACGTGCTGGCGGCCTGCTTCGGCCGGAATGCCTACGACACGCACTACTACTACGTGCGGTCGGGCTTCTCCGAGAGCGCAGAGATCGCGCGGCGGCTCCGGGCCCTCGACTACTACTGGGACGGCGAGCCGACCGTGGACTTCACGGACTCCCAGCCCTGACCGGCTCAGCCCAGCCGCGCGCCCGGACCACCCAGGGGAGGGTGCTAAGATGCCCCGTTTGGCGACCGCTCACTAAGGAAGGATGGAGGATTGGACCGGATCTGGGAATTCGTCGGAGAGGTCTTCCGCCGGCTCTATAACGTTCCCGAGCTCATCCGCCTGGGCGGGATGGGGGGCCTCATCCTCGTCGTCTTCTGCGAGACCGGCCTCATGGTCGGGTTCTTCCTTCCCGGCGACTCCCTGCTCGTGACGGCGGGGCTGTTCGCGGCGCGCGGCGACCTCGACATCATCTACCTCAACCTGGCCCTCATGGCCGCGGCCGTCATCGGGGACGCTACCGGCTACTTGATCGGCTACCGCCTGGGTAAAGCCCTCTACCGCCGGCCCGACTCGTTGCTGTTCCGCCGCGAGCACCTGCTGAAAACCCAACGCTTCTATGAGCGCCACGGGGGCAAGACCATCATCATCGCCCGCTTCATGCCCATCGTCCGTACCTTCGCGCCCGTGGTGGCGGGAGCGGGGGAGATGACCTACCGCCGGTTCGCGGCCTACAACGTGGTGGGGGGTGTGGCCTGGGTGGCGAGCATGACCCTAACCGGCTACTACCTGGCCCGGGCCGTACCCGACCTGGAGAAGCACATCCATGTCGTGGTGGCGGTCGTGATCTTCCTTTCGTTGCTGCCCGGGATCATCGCCTGGCTGCGGGAGCGGCTGCAGCCCAAACCCTCCGCGGGGCCGGCCAGCCCCGCCGACAAGAGCCATCTCTAGTCCAGAGTCACTCCGCGGGTCAGATGGATGGTCACTTCTTGGGCCAGCTTGGCCAAGGACCAGCGCGAGCCTGGTGCCCTCGGGGACCCTCACCGGGTCGAGCCTCAGCAAGGATGGAAACGATCGCGCCGGCTCATCGGTTCGGGCCGGCTTGCCCGTCTTGGAAGAGGTCGCGCCCAATGTGCCCTTCTCGCCCTCCGCACCTCTTGGTGGGCTCCAGGCAACCGGCCAGCCCCGCCAACGCCACCACCGTCCACAATTCCCTGACGCGTCGCATGGGGGGCTCCCGGGGGGAAATTCTGCCCCCTCACTCACGGTTCCAAGATAGCTTGCTTTTAGTCCTACCCGGGTGCGGGGAATCACGCCCGAATTACGACTCCGGCGGGTAAGAGAACCGCTTCGGCATTTTGGACGAGTCGGGCCGAGCTCATTTTCCCCTTGAAAGGCCAGGCCGCGGCGGATATAGTCCCGCTCAAATCACTGTGCTAACCGCGCAGAGGCCTTTTCCAGGGGGAGGAACATGCTGATCCGACGGTATGCCTTCGTCTTCGTGTTGATGGCGTGCATCGCCGTGGCCGGAACCGCCTGGGCGCAGACACAGATCACGACCGGCGTGATCCAGGGCACGGTGGTCGATCCCTCCGGAGCCGTGGTGCCGGGAGCCGAAGTCGAAGCCAGAAACCTCGACACCAACGTGAAGCGGACCCTGACCACGGGAGCGGATGGTCGGTTCGTCTTCCTCCAGCTGGCGCCGGGCCGTTACACGGTGACCATCACCCGGGCGGGCTTCGCAACCCTGGTCCAGGAGAACGTCACCCTGACCGTTGGCCAGTCCGCGAACCTGGGCGCGACCTTGAAGGTGTCCGCGGCCTCGGAGACCGTCACCGTGACCGGGACCCCGACCGTGGACACGTCCCGGACGGAGGTCTCTACCACGCTCAACGAGAACACCATCGCCACTACCCCCATCCTGGGCCGCAAGTTCGAGGACCTGCTGACGCTCACCCCCGGGGTGAGCATCGTCCAGGGGCCGGACGGGGATGAGATCACATTCTCGGGCCAGCGCGGCATCTTCAACAACATCAGCCTGGACGGGGGGGACTACAACAACGGGTTCTTCGGGGAGCAGATGGGTGGCCAGCGGGCGGCCATAGACATCACGCTCGAGGCAGTGAAGGAGTTCCAGGTGGTGGCCCAAGGAGCCAACGCGGAGTTCGGCCGCACGGCGGGCGGTGTCGTCAACGTGATCACCAAGTCCGGCACCAACGATTTCCACGGGAGCCTCTTCGAGTACCAGCGCCTGCAGGGTCTGACCTCGAACACGTCGGACGGCAAGCCCCTCACGAACTTCCGTCGCGAGCAGTTCGGGGGCACTCTGGGCGGCCCGCTCGTCAAGGACAAGGCCTTCTTCTTCCTGGCCTTCGAGGGGATCCGCGAGAACCTTCAGCGCCCGAACCTCTCCGACCCGATCGGGAGTCCCTGCTCGGTGCAGACCCCGACTCTCGCCGCCAACGAGGCCCTCATCAACGGCAGCCCGGACTGCCAGCGTCTAGCCCTCCTGAACTTCTTCCGCACCACACGCGGTCAGCAGGAGGGCCTGCCCGTCGATCACACGATCAACAACAACGCGGCGCTGGCCAAGCTCGATTGGACCATCGACGCCA from Vicinamibacteria bacterium encodes:
- a CDS encoding VTT domain-containing protein; this encodes MDRIWEFVGEVFRRLYNVPELIRLGGMGGLILVVFCETGLMVGFFLPGDSLLVTAGLFAARGDLDIIYLNLALMAAAVIGDATGYLIGYRLGKALYRRPDSLLFRREHLLKTQRFYERHGGKTIIIARFMPIVRTFAPVVAGAGEMTYRRFAAYNVVGGVAWVASMTLTGYYLARAVPDLEKHIHVVVAVVIFLSLLPGIIAWLRERLQPKPSAGPASPADKSHL
- the queG gene encoding tRNA epoxyqueuosine(34) reductase QueG translates to MDPFALALHAKSLAREKGFDLVGIARADAPPELAFFAEWIARGHAGEMSYLTSQVARRQDLRAAFPWARSLIAVGLQYDTPYPYSTEVPSDRGWIARYAWGDDYHDVMKTMLEGLVEALRQEAGSFTARTYVDTGPVVERAYAAAAGLAAWGKNTCLLHPEHGSWFFLGEVVTDLDLPADAPRPDLCGSCTACLEACPTGALPAPYVLDARRCISYLTIEVKGALPEERRADLGRHVFGCDICQDVCPWNRKRRQRGGPAFAPRAGLAAPDLGDLASLDDPAFRERFRRSPVKRARRRGLLRNVAVALGNSGDSSRKPILETLAKDEDPLVREHALWALRRLGAC